A genomic segment from Torulaspora delbrueckii CBS 1146 chromosome 3, complete genome encodes:
- the IES1 gene encoding Ies1p (similar to Saccharomyces cerevisiae IES1 (YFL013C); ancestral locus Anc_8.64), with translation MGKRVYDPIHDVFQDREESDAQRSVTGRVVEDEDDSNTESEETNSPQKEAIVPSVATNRKKMKESSKYNRHLKKPDGEFFTRRDLQFHFLTRLLTDDRPLFTNLFKEVYAKSVVPLPTTEGKTVDVTDASYDARTFVFNDKLTFSQLYILTLASSTKCSKVLRDKLLLDHQAAFSTCILALLVNFGRLNTTINFYLEMTSQLRTFHSVPCLQYRVADLKSLQDTPRLKSILKNLSVGNEPLDLAQLYESPGMTNEKANVVNLLFTMCDNVTLVNMKLLSKYVEGHASLFNILDSPDYEPEDRCNVVLWLLYIHTETDLSPESIQQSIKLFTTGDKLPLRRATKEYDQDPQDEYDFGLEQKAKRREFLKRTKHDESDEKEGEEEEEEEEEEQEEEEEEEEEDETIQEMESQEDEVVEPVTPRKRRETGKEKREPKRRKVETVVKQESASEDVTRIEGLIELDRKKIVGKLGRHQTKDQQTFVQDLLSAQKPVKMKRRDLGLVRIFNEYEDIPMASVIGIRGKKRKKFKDDVLGFETDYLRSFAAAKKMMLNDQWEEELGDFFQL, from the coding sequence ATGGGCAAACGAGTGTACGATCCAATTCATGATGTGTTCCAGGACCGAGAGGAAAGCGATGCGCAACGCTCAGTAACAGGTCGAGTTGTGGAGGACGAAGACGATTCGAACACCGAGAGTGAGGAGACCAATAGTCCGCAGAAGGAGGCAATTGTGCCCTCAGTAGCTACTAAtagaaagaagatgaaggaaTCGAGTAAATACAATCgacatttgaagaaaccagatggtgaatttttcactcgTCGAGATTTGCAATTCCACTTCTTAACAAGATTGCTCACCGATGATAGACCCCTCTTCACGAATCTGTTCAAGGAAGTGTATGCCAAATCGGTGGTACCGTTGCCGACTACCGAGGGTAAGACTGTAGACGTCACAGACGCCAGTTATGATGCGCGTACGTTTGTGTTCAACGATAAGCTTACATTCTCACAATTGTACATCCTGACGCTAGCTTCATCAACGAAATGCTCCAAAGTGCTCAGAGACAAGTTGcttcttgatcatcaaGCAGCCTTCTCGACATGTATCCTTGCACTGTTGGTTAATTTTGGCAGACTCAACACGACGATAAATTTTTACTTGGAGATGACTTCGCAACTAAGAACGTTTCACTCGGTACCTTGTTTGCAATACCGAGTCGCCGACCTCAAATCATTACAGGATACACCACGGTTGAAATcgatattgaagaacttgagcGTTGGTAATGAACCATTGGATTTAGCACAACTTTACGAGTCGCCGGGCATGACAAATGAGAAGGCCAACGTTGTTAATCTACTGTTTACGATGTGCGATAATGTGACTCTAGTGAATATGAAACTACTGTCGAAATACGTCGAGGGCCACGCATCGTTATTCAATATTCTGGATTCGCCAGACTATGAACCGGAAGATAGATGTAATGTGGTGCTGTGGTTACTTTACATCCACACAGAGACAGATCTGAGCCCCGAGTCTATTCAGCAATCGATCAAGTTGTTTACCACAGGTGATAAGCTACCATTGAGACGCGCAACGAAGGAATACGACCAGGATCCTCAAGATGAATACGACTTTGGTTTAGAACAGAAGGCGAAACGTCGGGAGTTTTTAAAGCGTACGAAGCATGATGAATCAGACGAGAAAGAaggagaggaagaggaagaagaggaggaagaggagcaagaagaagaagaggaagaagaagaggaagatgagacAATTCAAGAGATGGAGTCTCAGGAGGACGAGGTAGTTGAACCAGTAACACCACGTAAGAGGCGGGAGACAGGAAAGGAGAAGAGAGAACCCAAACGAAGGAAAGTGGAAACTGTAGTGAAGCAAGAGAGTGCGAGTGAGGACGTAACGCGTATTGAGGGACTGATTGAGCTGGACCGCAAGAAGATTGTGGGCAAATTGGGAAGGCATCAAACCAAGGACCAACAAACATTTGTACAAGATTTATTAAGCGCACAAAAGCcggtgaagatgaaaagacGGGATCTTGGATTGGTACGAATTTTCAACGAGTATGAAGATATCCCGATGGCGTCCGTTATTGGAATCCGCGGtaagaagaggaagaagttcaagGATGACGTGTTAGGTTTTGAGACCGACTATTTGAGAAGTTTTGCCGctgcgaagaagatgatgctgAATGATCAATGGGAAGAGGAGCTTGGTGATTTTTTCCAGCTATAG
- the WWM1 gene encoding Wwm1p (similar to Saccharomyces cerevisiae WWM1 (YFL010C); ancestral locus Anc_8.65): protein MSQSKDNVPQVPRGWKAIYDEEYKHWFFVELSSKKSQWEAPKGTSWSNSERSAPPPPAYSSQPQPQQPQQRYAPQPNYQQQPMYPQQQMYPQQPMYPQQPMYQQPQQKRSNGMRNGMLGAGAGMLGGFLLADAMTPDVYVENNNYDYGGGDYGGGDFGGGDFGGGDFGGDF, encoded by the coding sequence ATGAGTCAGAGTAAGGACAATGTACCACAAGTGCCCCGTGGTTGGAAAGCCATCTACGATGAGGAGTACAAGCACTGGTTTTTTGTCGAGCTATCAAGCAAAAAATCGCAATGGGAAGCTCCTAAGGGAACCAGTTGGTCCAATAGCGAACGTAGTGCTCCACCACCTCCAGCATATAGTTCTCAACCTCAACCACAACAACCGCAACAACGGTACGCTCCTCAGCCGAACTATCAACAGCAGCCAATGTACCCTCAACAGCAGATGTACCCTCAACAGCCAATGTACCCTCAGCAGCCCATGTACCAGCAACCTCAGCAAAAGAGAAGTAACGGTATGAGAAACGGGATGCTGGGAGCCGGTGCAGGTATGCTTGGTGGGTTCCTGTTGGCAGATGCTATGACACCCGATGTGTACGTTGAGAATAACAATTACGACTACGGTGGAGGAGACTACGGCGGTGGTGATTTTGGTGGAGGAGACTTTGGCGGAGGAGATTTTGGTGGAGATTTCTAG
- the TDEL0C00920 gene encoding FAD-dependent oxidoreductase (ancestral locus Anc_8.66), translating into MSDHVVIAGAGVIGLTIACQLLLEIQEKSKPRLQSLTIMARNFPNDQPLTHEYTSPWAGAHFRPFPHRPESYESDLRESGYTRVTYKFFQEYAKQHPESTIEFMKGYDWLQEPTAEYLNLGPGYTRESLKNFVYPSKEPLPEGLKYVAEYITWCLNAPEYLKFLQTQVEQLSLRLDIPLEFSRLTLTSLKDAKKWFPKTNVLFNATGTGLSYSGGYDPLSVPIRGQTVLLNVPNPKTIRYANATITHQGKDGLWTFVIKRPAINGDPQYILGGTKQPGDDLIIPRESDTQALLARARKLFPDLMFPDKTFDVVRTNVGFRPARTGGSRVELETCPDLKIVHAYGFGGMGYEVSVGAAKHAIELYRFRPSKL; encoded by the coding sequence ATGTCTGATCATGTTGTTATTGCTGGAGCCGGTGTTATTGGCTTGACTATTGCCTGTCAATTGCTGCTCGAGATCCAGGAGAAGTCAAAACCGCGGTTGCAAAGCTTGACTATTATGGCCCGCAATTTCCCCAACGACCAGCCATTGACCCATGAGTATACTTCACCTTGGGCTGGTGCACATTTCAGGCCGTTCCCACACAGGCCAGAGAGCTACGAAAGCGATTTGAGGGAATCCGGCTATACAAGAGTCACGTACAAGTTCTTCCAGGAGTACGCCAAACAGCACCCAGAATCAACAATCGAGTTTATGAAGGGCTACGATTGGCTTCAGGAACCTACTGCTGAGTATCTGAACCTTGGACCGGGCTACACTAGAGAATCACTCAAAAATTTCGTGTACCCAAGCAAGGAACCGCTCCCCGAAGGCCTCAAATACGTAGCTGAGTACATTACTTGGTGCTTGAATGCACCAGAGTACTTAAAGTTTCTGCAGACCCAAGTCGAGCAACTTTCATTAAGATTAGATATCCCGCTTGAGTTTTCGAGACTGACTCTGACCTCTTTAAAAGACGCCAAGAAGTGGTTCCCCAAAACGAACGTGTTATTCAATGCAACAGGTACTGGTTTGAGCTACTCGGGCGGTTACGACCCACTTTCCGTCCCTATTAGAGGTCAAACTGTTCTCTTGAATGTGCCAAATCCCAAAACCATACGTTACGCCAACGCAACTATCACTCACCAGGGCAAGGACGGATTATGGACCTTCGTGATCAAGAGACCAGCAATCAATGGTGACCCACAGTACATCCTCGGGGGTACCAAGCAACCGGGCGACGATCTAATCATTCCTAGAGAGTCAGACACCCAAGCACTTCTTGCTCGAGCACGTAAGCTATTCCCAGACCTCATGTTCCCAGACAAGACCTTCGACGTCGTTAGAACCAACGTCGGATTCAGACCAGCAAGAACAGGCGGAAGCAGAGTCGAATTAGAGACATGTCCGGATCTAAAAATCGTACACGCCTACGGCTTTGGAGGTATGGGCTACGAAGTATCCGTTGGTGCCGCTAAGCATGCCATTGAGCTCTACAGATTCAGGCCTAGCAAGCTGtag
- the GAP1 gene encoding amino acid permease GAP1, whose translation MSIIEEKTRLPASKGGDNVVVENISQEPVSYDQSQGSSTEAHSRWGRFKESFKRAEEMELDPNLTEAERIAIKTAQSPLKHHLKNRHLQMIAIGGAIGTGLFVGSGTALRTAGPAGILIGWGLTGTMIYSMVMAVGELAVVFPVAGGFTTYATRFVDESFGFAANFIYMLQWLVVLPLEIVAASITVNYWGTDPKYRDGFVALFYVVIVIINMFGVKGYGEAEFIFSFIKVITVIGFIIMAIVLICGGGKDHKYIGAQYWYNPGAFVGDTAGQQFQGFCTVFVTAAFSFAGSELVGLAGSEAEEPRKSVPGAAKQVFWRITLFYILCLLLIGMLVPSDSPRLIGASSVDAAASPFVIAIVNHGIKGLPSVVNVVILIAVLSVGNSAIYSCSRTLAALADQGFLPSICGYIDRGGRPLVGIAISAFFGLIAFVAQSKKEGDVFNWLMALSGLSSLFTWAGICLCHIRYRGALAAQGRSTDELPFQAPAGVWGSYWGFFMCILMFIAQFYVGLFPPGTKPNAYDFFLAYLSFCIFIALYAFHKIWKRNWKLFIPLKDLDIDTGRREVDLDVLREELAEERAALAARPFWYRSWKFWC comes from the coding sequence ATGAgtatcattgaagaaaaaactaGGCTGCCCGCCTCCAAGGGCGGCGATAATGTGGTCGTTGAGAACATATCGCAGGAACCAGTGTCGTACGACCAGTCCCAGGGTAGTTCGACTGAAGCACATTCCCGTTGGGGTCGCTTCAAGGAATCTTTCAAGCGTGCGGAAGAAATGGAGCTGGATCCAAATCTTACCGAGGCAGAAAGGATCGCTATCAAGACTGCTCAATCTCCGTTGAAGCACCATTTGAAAAATAGACACTTGCAAATGATTGCCATTGGTGGTGCCATTGGTACGGGTTTGTTTGTCGGTAGTGGTACTGCGTTAAGAACTGCTGGTCCCGCTGGTATTCTGATCGGATGGGGTTTAACCGGTACAATGATTTACTCGATGGTTATGGCAGTTGGTGAGCTGGCTGTGGTTTTCCCTGTGGCAGGTGGTTTCACTACGTATGCCACTCGTTTTGTGGACGAGTCGTTTGGTTTTGCTGCTAATTTCATCTACATGTTGCAATGGTTGGTTGTGCttcctttggaaattgTTGCTGCATCGATTACGGTCAATTACTGGGGTACAGATCCGAAATACCGTGATGGTTTTGTTGCATTATTCTACGTTGTCATTGTTATTATCAATATGTTTGGTGTTAAGGGTTACGGTGAAGCAGAATTTATCTTTTCGTTTATCAAAGTGATCACTGTGATCGGATTTATTATTATGGCCATCGTGCTTATCTGTGGTGGTGGTAAGGATCACAAGTACATCGGTGCACAGTACTGGTACAATCCGGGTGCTTTTGTCGGTGACACAGCTGGGCAGCAGTTCCAGGGTTTTTGTACCGTCTTCGTTACCGCAGCTTTCTCGTTTGCAGGTTCTGAGTTGGTCGGTTTGGCTGGTTCCGAAGCTGAAGAGCCCAGAAAATCCGTTCCAGGTGCTGCCAAGCAGGTCTTTTGGAGAATCACCTTATTTTACATTCTATGCCTGTTGCTGATCGGTATGCTGGTCCCATCCGACAGTCCTCGTCTGATCGGTGCTTCCAGTGTTGATGCTGCAGCTTCACCTTTCGTGATCGCCATTGTCAACCATGGTATCAAGGGTCTACCAAGTGTCGTCAACGTTGTCATTCTTATCGCCGTTCTTTCTGTCGGTAACTCGGCCATCTACTCGTGCTCCAGAACTTTGGCTGCACTTGCTGATCAAGGCTTCCTACCAAGTATTTGCGGCTACATCGACCGTGGTGGAAGACCATTGGTTGGTATCGCTATTTCTGCGTTCTTCGGTCTAATTGCCTTTGTCGCACAATCCAAAAAGGAAGGTGATGTTTTCAATTGGCTGATGGCTCTATCCGGTCTGTCTTCCCTATTCACCTGGGCAGGTATCTGTCTGTGCCACATCCGTTACAGAGGTGCTTTGGCGGCCCAGGGAAGATCCACCGATGAATTGCCCTTCCAGGCTCCAGCCGGTGTATGGGGATCTTACTGGGGATTCTTCATGTGTATCCTCATGTTCATCGCTCAATTTTACGTTGGTTTGTTTCCTCCAGGTACCAAGCCCAACGCATatgatttcttcctcgCCTACTTGTCGTTCTGTATCTTCATTGCCCTGTACGCCTTCCAcaagatttggaagagaaattggaaatTGTTCATTCCATTGAAGGACCTGGACATCGATACCGGTAGAAGAGAAGTCGACTTGGACGTGCTCAGAGAGGAACTAGCCGAGGAGAGAGCCGCTTTGGCTGCAAGACCATTCTGGTACAGGTCCTGGAAGTTCTGGTGTTAA
- the CDC4 gene encoding SCF ubiquitin ligase complex subunit CDC4 (similar to Saccharomyces cerevisiae CDC4 (YFL009W); ancestral locus Anc_8.67), with amino-acid sequence MREVVQYPLLEIAVPYQYRVREDPVGGVKRRRRESAQPDDECKRVKVSTPEARADESRLEVSSPSSLPVAATGAPAVAEVEEVLPLSPLASPGPRDDQTGEDDALCASQLYTNELYSMVKRELPPTCYKNLLFQLVSNMDRKELSDLGTLITDNLKRDFLSSLPFEIALKVLTNLSFADIAQCLQTCKSWNSLINSTPHLWRQMLLTESFVSKENFAKYSSKLKAKYPQIKNEEDGYQLDFLENCRVLQNWFNPKFTPQRTTLRGHMTSVVTCLQFEDNYVITGADDKVIRVYDSEKKQFLMELTGHDGGVWALKYDEDGILVSGSTDRSVRVWDIKRGCCTHVFKGHASTVRCLDIVEYKKVKYIVTGSRDNTLHVWKLPLEPVAEGQEWPVVYNTPEENPYFVGVLRGHMASVRTVSGHGNIVISGSYDNNLMVWDIAQMKCLYILTGHTDRIYSTIYDHKRFRCISASMDTTIRVWDLQNIWNNGTCTVVTTSQAPCTKISGSMSTLQGHTQLVGLLRLSDRFLVSAAADGSLRGWDSNDYSRKFAYHHNNLSAITTFYMSDNLLVSGSEGQFNVYNLRSGKLIHSNILRDADQIWSVNFKGGILVAAVEKDGQSYVELLDFSNAGTARNIPIQGHV; translated from the coding sequence ATGAGAGAGGTAGTGCAGTACCCGTTGCTCGAGATCGCGGTTCCTTACCAGTACCGGGTCCGGGAAGATCCCGTTGGTGGAGTCAAGAGACGCCGGCGTGAGAGTGCCCAACCGGATGATGAGTGTAAGCGCGTCAAGGTTAGTACGCCGGAAGCGCGTGCTGATGAGTCCCGGCTAGAGGTTAGCTCACCTTCAAGTTTGCCAGTTGCTGCCACAGGAGCCCCTGCGGTTGCTgaggttgaagaagttctcCCGTTGTCACCTTTGGCCTCTCCGGGGCCTCGGGACGATCAGACcggtgaagatgatgcGCTGTGTGCTTCACAGCTTTATACGAATGAATTATATTCGATGGTCAAGAGAGAATTGCCACCTACTTGTTATAAGAATCTGTTGTTTCAGTTGGTATCAAATATGGATCGTAAAGAACTTTCGGACTTGGGGACTTTAATCACTGATAATTTAAAACGAGATTTCTTGTCGTCACTGCCGTTTGAAATAGCACTCAAGGTCTTGACCAACTTGTCATTTGCCGATATCGCACAGTGCCTTCAAACTTGTAAAAGTTGGAACTCATTGATAAACTCAACACCGCACCTGTGGCGACAGATGCTCCTAACTGAAAGTTTTGTCTCTAAGGAAAATTTTGCCAAGTATTCATCAAAGTTAAAGGCTAAATACCCACAGATTAAGAACGAAGAGGATGGATATCAATTGGACTTCTTGGAAAACTGTCGTGTTTTGCAGAACTGGTTCAATCCCAAATTCACCCCTCAAAGGACCACGTTGAGAGGGCACATGACAAGCGTTGTGACCTGTTTACAGTTCGAAGATAACTATGTGATAACGGGAGCTGACGATAAAGTAATCAGGGTCTATGATTCCGAGAAGAAACAGTTCCTGATGGAGCTCACGGGTCACGACGGAGGTGTTTGGGCACTCAAGTACGATGAGGATGGTATCTTAGTAAGTGGGTCCACCGATCGTAGCGTTAGAGTCTGGGACATCAAGCGCGGATGTTGTACTCATGTATTTAAAGGTCATGCCTCTACTGTTAGGTGCCTCGATATCGTCGAGTACAAGAAGGTCAAATACATCGTCACCGGATCGCGTGATAATACCCTACATGTTTGGAAACTTCCATTGGAACCTGTGGCAGAGGGTCAGGAATGGCCCGTGGTCTATAATACACCAGAAGAAAACCCTTACTTCGTCGGAGTCTTAAGAGGACACATGGCGTCGGTGCGTACGGTGTCGGGACACGGTAACATCGTAATCAGCGGGTCTTACGATAACAACCTCATGGTTTGGGATATCGCTCAGATGAAATGCCTTTATATCTTGACGGGCCACACAGACAGGATTTACTCCACTATCTACGACCATAAGAGGTTCCGCTGTATATCAGCCAGTATGGATACCACGATTCGAGTTTGGGATCTGCAAAATATATGGAACAATGGTACTTGCACAGTGGTTACTACTTCACAAGCTCCGTGCACGAAGATTTCAGGTTCCATGTCAACCTTGCAAGGCCATACCCAACTTGTAGGTTTACTGCGTCTATCTGACAGATTTCTAGTCAGTGCTGCTGCAGACGGCAGTTTGAGAGGTTGGGACTCAAATGattattcaagaaaattcGCATACCATCATAATAATTTGAGTGCTATAACGACCTTTTACATGAGCGATAACTTACTGGTAAGTGGCTCCGAAGGTCAGTTCAACGTCTACAATCTGCGAAGTGGGAAACTTATACATTCAAACATATTACGAGACGCTGACCAAATTTGGTCCGtgaatttcaaaggtgGGATTCTAGTTGCTGCGGTAGAGAAAGACGGTCAAAGTTACGTCGAATTACTTGATTTCAGCAATGCTGGTACTGCAAGAAACATTCCCATCCAGGGCCATGTATAG
- the TDEL0C00950 gene encoding uncharacterized protein, with translation MTSGVDGPFETSSKSFTGVETQRIRRRSPESRAFGKGIFESRHSSSSRNREGSTISWQLICSSTSVAVSSFLVFLLGVNIVIQYRTMVLEDRAGLIRKSFYLIFSVLAIYAIVQFNVWLLAKLKPSSVRRSRDSVNYERLSSVEANIELDSLN, from the coding sequence ATGACTTCAGGAGTTGATGGTCCGTTCgaaacttcttccaaaagctTTACAGGTGTGGAGACCCAAAGGATAAGGCGACGTTCTCCAGAAAGTCGTGCGTTCGGCAAAGGTATCTTTGAATCGCGTCACAGTTCCTCAAGCAGAAATAGAGAAGGTTCTACGATATCATGGCAATTGATCTGTTCTAGTACTTCAGTCGCTGTCAGCTCGTTTTTGGTTTTCCTTCTCGGAGTTAATATTGTCATCCAATACCGGACCATGGTGCTCGAGGACAGAGCAGGTCTGATTCGTAAGAGTTTCTACCTCATTTTCAGCGTTCTAGCAATTTACGCGATAGTTCAGTTCAACGTTTGGCTGCTCGCTAAGTTGAAACCCTCCTCGGTCAGACGCAGTCGGGACTCCGTAAACTACGAAAGGCTAAGTAGCGTCGAGGCTAACATAGAGCTGGATAGCTTGAACTAG